A stretch of Oryza brachyantha chromosome 4, ObraRS2, whole genome shotgun sequence DNA encodes these proteins:
- the LOC102715572 gene encoding 60S ribosomal protein L7-3-like produces MASEAAKVVVPESVLRKRKREELWAAASKEKAVAEKKKSIESRKLIFARAKQYAEEYESQEKELVQLKREARMKGGFYVSPEEKLLFVVRIRGINAMHPKTRKILQLLRLRQIFNGVFLKVNKATINMLRRVEPYVAYGYPNLKSVRELIYKRGYGKLNKQRIPLTNNKIIEEGLGKHDIICIEDLVHEIMTVGPHFKEANNFLWPFKLKAPLGGLKKKRNHYVEGGDAGNREDYINELIRRMN; encoded by the exons ATGGCGTCCGAGGCGGCCAAGGTGGTGGTGCCGGAGTCCGTGCTGCGCAAGAGGAAGCGGGAGGAGCTGTGGGCGGCCGCGAGCAAGGAGAAGGCCGTGGCCGAGAAGAAGAAGTCCATCGAGAGCCGCAAGCTCATCTTCGCCCGCGCCAAGCAGTACGCCGAGGAGTACGAGTCCCAG GAGAAGGAACTGGTGCAGCTTAAGCGTGAGGCTCGGATGAAGGGTGGTTTCTATGTCAGTCCTGAGGAAAAGTTGCTTTTTGTAGTCCGTATCCGTGG TATCAATGCCATGCACCCCAAGACCAGGAAGATATTGCAGCTGTTGCGTTTGAGGCAG ATATTTAATGGAGTATTCTTGAAGGTCAACAAAGCCACCATTAACATGCTACGCAGGGTTGAGCCGTATGTTGCATATGG ATACCCAAATTTGAAGAGTGTCCGTGAGTTGATCTACAAGAGGGGCTATGGAAAGCTCAACAAGCAAAGAATTCCTCTAACGAACAACAAAATCATTGAGGAG GGTTTGGGTAAGCATGACATCATCTGCATCGAGGATCTTGTTCATGAAATCATGACTGTTGGCCCGCACTTCAAGGAGGCGAACAACTTCCTCTGGCCATTCAAGCTGAAGGCACCACTGGGAGgtctgaagaagaagaggaaccaCTACGTGGAGGGTGGTGATGCTGGCAACCGTGAGGACTACATCAATGAACTCATCAGAAGGATGAATTAG
- the LOC102715848 gene encoding mannosyl-oligosaccharide 1,2-alpha-mannosidase MNS1-like — protein sequence MARRSSSSSSSSGAWRYLNPAYYLKRPKRLALLFFVFVAATFAFWDRQSLVREYESEITRLDDEINRLHDQLRKAGVHLDENPISAKIPREKFVEIDPINNQRREKVKEAMAHAWNSYVKYAWGMDELQPQSRNGINSFGGLGATLVDSLDTLYIMGLKDEFQRARDWVAESLSFDKDYDASVFETTIRVVGGLLSAYDLSGDQVFLEKAKDITDRLLPAWDTTSGIPYNRINLAHGRAHNPGWTNGDSILADSGTEQLEFIALSQRTGDPKYQQKAENVIRQLQKIYPSDGLLPIYINPHSGTASYSTITFGAMGDSFYEYLLKVWIQGNKTEHVKHYRQMWETSMEGLISLTKKTTPSNYYYICEKNGGSLSDKMDELACFAPGMLALGASGYEDTEKAEEIMNLAKELARTCYNFYQTTPTKLAGENYFFHTGQDMNVGTSWNILRPETVESLMYLWRLTGNKTYQDWGWDIFQAFEKNSRIESGYVGLRDVNTGEKDNMMQSFFLAETLKYLYLLFSPPSVISFDEWVFNTEAHPLRIVPSNDISKAHSVDFAPPVVRPFGRKQGKQE from the exons ATGgcccgccgctcctcctcctcctcctcctcgtcggggGCGTGGCGGTACCTGAACCCTGCGTATTACCTCAAGCGGCCGAAGCGCCTCGCCCTCCtcttcttcgtcttcgtcgccgccaccttcgcctTCTGGGATCGGCAGTCGCTCGTCCGGGAGTACGAG TCAGAGATTACCCGATTAGATGACGAAATAAATCGGTTGCATGACCAG TTAAGAAAGGCTGGAGTTCATCTGGATGAAAATCCAATAAGTGCAAAAATACCCAGAGAAAAATTTGTAGAAATTGATCCTATTAATAATCAAAGGAGAGAAAAGGTTAAGGAGGCTATGGCCCATGCGTGGAATTCCTACGTGAAGTATGCCTGGGGAATGGATGAACTTCAG CCACAATCAAGGAATGGTATCAATAGCTTTGGTGGTCTTGGAGCGACCCTTGTGGACTCACTTGATACACTATATATAATGGGCCTAAAAGATGAATTTCAGAGGGCTAGAGA CTGGGTGGCCGAGTCACTAAGCTTTGACAAGGATTACGACGCAAGTGTTTTTGAAACGACCATAAG GGTTGTTGGAGGCCTCCTCAGTGCATATGATTTGTCTGGAGACCAAGTATTTCTCGAGAAGGCAAAAGATATTACTGACCGTCTACTACCTGCTTGGGATACAACATCTGGTATCCCTTATAACAGAATCAACTTAGCTCACGGACGAGCCCATAATCCTGGATGGACCAAT GGTGATAGTATCCTTGCTGATTCTGGCACGGAGCAACTTGAATTTATAGCTTTGTCACAGAGGACCGGTGACCCCAAGTATCAACAAAAG GCGGAGAATGTCATCAGACAGCTTCAGAAGATATATCCAAGCGATGGATTACTTCCTATATACATAAACCCTCATTCAGGAACTGCATCGTACTCAACAATTACATTTGGTGCTATGGGAGATAG CTTCTATGAGTACTTGCTCAAGGTTTGGATCCAGGGGAATAAAACTGAGCATGTAAAGCATTACAG ACAAATGTGGGAGACATCAATGGAAGGCCTAATAAGCTTGACCAAGAAAACTACACCCTCTAATTACTACTACATCTGTGAGAAGAATGGTGGCTCATTGTCTGACAAG ATGGATGAGCTTGCATGCTTTGCCCCAGGTATGCTGGCACTGGGAGCCTCTGGCTATGAGGATACTGAAAAGGCTGAAGAAATTATGAATCTTGCAAAAGAG CTTGCTCGAACCTGTTATAACTTCTACCAAACAACTCCCACAAAGTTGGCTGGAGAGAACTATTTTTTCCACACTGGACAG GATATGAACGTGGGCACATCATGGAATATCCTGAGACCTGAGACTGTTGAATCACTTATGTACTTGTGGCGCCTTACTGGGAACAAAACATACCAAGACTGGGGGTGGGACATATTCCAGGCATTTGAAAAGAACTCCCGCATAGAATCGGGATACGTTGGGCTGAGAGAT GTGAATACTGGTGAGAAGGATAACATGATGCAAAGCTTCTTCCTAGCAGAGACACTCAAGTACCTATACCTCCTGTTCTCCCCTCCATCAGTCATATCCTTTGATGAGTGGGTCTTCAATACCGAAGCCCACCCACTGAGAATTGTTCCTTCAAATGATATTAGCAAAGCTCACTCAGTTGACTTTGCACCACCGGTGGTACGACCGTTCGGGAGGAAGCAGGGAAAACAAGAGTAG